Proteins found in one Falsirhodobacter algicola genomic segment:
- a CDS encoding ABC transporter permease translates to MLAYLFRRLVQAALILLGVSFITFLLLYVLPADPVRQIAGRSATPETVANIRHQLGLDQPFVVQYGRYLMGLLQGDMGRSYLQKTEVASLITARLPATLLLMLGAIAAELALGLTLGIIAAIRRGGTLDQSLMITSFVAVSAPQFVVGLLLLYVFAVRLGWFPIGGYGGLSHLVLPALTLGIMGSGWYSRMMRSSMIDVLRSDYIRTARAKGLGRARVLALHAMPNAILPIIAMIGIDIGIFMSGIVVVESVFGWPGIGQLAWQAIQRVDIPIIMGVTLVSACAIVLGNLLADLVTPFIDPRIKLR, encoded by the coding sequence ATGCTGGCCTATCTCTTCCGCCGTCTGGTGCAGGCTGCCTTGATCCTGCTGGGCGTGTCCTTCATCACCTTTCTGCTGCTCTATGTGCTGCCCGCCGATCCGGTGCGCCAGATCGCGGGCCGTTCGGCCACGCCCGAAACGGTGGCAAACATCCGCCATCAGCTTGGCCTCGATCAGCCCTTCGTGGTGCAGTACGGGCGCTATCTGATGGGGCTGCTCCAAGGCGACATGGGCCGCAGCTACTTGCAAAAGACCGAGGTCGCCTCGCTCATCACGGCGCGGCTTCCGGCGACGCTTCTGCTGATGCTCGGGGCCATCGCGGCCGAACTGGCCCTTGGCCTGACGCTGGGCATCATCGCGGCGATCCGGCGCGGCGGAACGCTCGATCAGTCGCTGATGATCACCTCCTTCGTGGCGGTGTCGGCGCCGCAATTCGTGGTGGGGCTGCTGCTGCTCTATGTCTTCGCGGTCCGGCTGGGCTGGTTCCCGATCGGCGGCTATGGCGGGCTGTCCCATCTGGTGCTGCCGGCGCTGACGCTCGGGATCATGGGGTCGGGCTGGTACAGCCGGATGATGCGGTCCTCGATGATCGACGTGCTGCGCTCGGACTATATCCGCACGGCGCGGGCCAAGGGGCTGGGGCGCGCGCGGGTTCTGGCGCTGCACGCCATGCCCAATGCGATCCTGCCGATCATCGCCATGATCGGGATCGACATCGGCATCTTCATGTCCGGCATCGTCGTGGTGGAAAGCGTCTTCGGCTGGCCCGGCATCGGACAGCTGGCATGGCAGGCCATTCAGCGCGTGGACATTCCGATCATCATGGGCGTCACGCTCGTATCGGCCTGCGCGATCGTGCTCGGCAATCTGCTGGCCGATCTCGTCACCCCCTTCATCGATCCGCGCATCAAACTGCGCTGA
- a CDS encoding ABC transporter substrate-binding protein codes for MKNILATSALSLSLGLGPAGLAAAQDYQPDPNAQEGGDIIVTYKDDVATLDPAIGYDWQNWSMIKSVFDGLMDYVPGTTELRPGLAESYEISEDGTVYTFTLRTGVRFHNGREMTADDVKYSLDRVTDPATQSPGAGFFGSIKGYDAVADGSASGLEGVSVVDPRTVRIELSRPDATFLHVMALNFASIVPKEAVEEYGSDFGKHPVGTGAFALEDWTIGQKLVFRKNADYWRSGVPYLDSITFEVGQEPIVALLRLQKGEVDVPGDGIPPAKFNEVMSNPDEAARVVTGGQLHTGYITLNVNMPPFDDVEVRQAINMAINKDRIVQMINGRATPANQLLPPSMPGYTKDYDGYPFDPEKAKEMLAEAGLPDGFDTELYVMNTDPNPRIAQAIQQDLSAIGVRAEIRALAQANVIEAGGTPDTAPMIWSGGMAWIADFPDPSNFYGPILGCAGAVEGGWNWSWYCNPDLDAMAAEADSITDPARQDERLQKWSDVYMKVMEDAPWVPVFNENRYTMKSARMGGADALYVDPVSIPVNYDYVYVTE; via the coding sequence ATGAAGAACATCCTCGCCACCAGCGCCCTGTCGCTGTCCCTCGGTCTCGGCCCGGCGGGCCTTGCCGCTGCGCAGGACTATCAGCCCGATCCCAACGCGCAGGAGGGCGGCGACATCATCGTGACCTACAAGGACGATGTCGCAACGCTGGACCCGGCCATCGGCTATGACTGGCAGAACTGGTCCATGATCAAATCGGTCTTCGACGGGCTGATGGATTATGTGCCCGGCACGACCGAATTGCGCCCCGGTCTGGCGGAAAGCTACGAGATTTCCGAAGACGGCACGGTCTATACCTTCACGCTGCGCACGGGGGTGCGTTTCCACAATGGCCGCGAGATGACGGCCGATGACGTGAAATACTCGCTCGACCGGGTGACGGACCCGGCCACCCAATCGCCGGGCGCGGGCTTCTTCGGCTCGATCAAGGGCTATGACGCGGTGGCGGACGGATCGGCCAGCGGCCTCGAAGGGGTCAGCGTCGTCGATCCCCGCACCGTTCGGATCGAACTGTCGCGCCCCGATGCCACCTTCCTGCATGTGATGGCGCTGAACTTCGCCTCGATCGTGCCGAAGGAGGCGGTGGAGGAATATGGCAGCGATTTCGGCAAGCATCCCGTCGGCACCGGCGCCTTCGCGCTGGAGGATTGGACGATCGGCCAGAAGCTCGTCTTCCGCAAGAACGCCGATTACTGGCGCAGCGGCGTGCCCTATCTTGACAGCATCACCTTCGAAGTCGGGCAGGAACCGATCGTGGCCCTGCTGCGCCTGCAAAAGGGCGAGGTGGACGTGCCCGGCGACGGCATCCCGCCCGCGAAATTCAACGAGGTGATGAGCAATCCCGACGAAGCCGCGCGCGTGGTCACGGGCGGGCAGCTGCATACCGGCTACATCACCCTGAACGTGAACATGCCGCCCTTCGACGATGTGGAGGTGCGGCAGGCGATCAACATGGCGATCAACAAGGATCGCATCGTGCAGATGATCAACGGGCGCGCCACGCCCGCGAACCAGCTGCTTCCGCCCTCCATGCCCGGCTATACCAAGGATTACGACGGCTATCCCTTCGATCCCGAAAAGGCCAAGGAGATGCTGGCCGAGGCCGGTCTGCCGGACGGTTTCGACACCGAACTCTATGTCATGAACACCGATCCGAACCCGCGCATCGCGCAGGCGATCCAGCAGGATCTTTCGGCGATCGGCGTGCGGGCCGAGATCCGGGCGCTGGCGCAGGCCAATGTCATCGAGGCGGGCGGCACACCGGACACGGCTCCGATGATCTGGTCGGGCGGCATGGCATGGATCGCCGATTTCCCCGATCCGTCCAACTTCTACGGGCCGATCCTTGGGTGTGCGGGCGCGGTCGAAGGCGGCTGGAACTGGTCGTGGTACTGCAACCCCGATCTGGACGCGATGGCGGCCGAGGCCGATTCCATCACCGACCCCGCCCGTCAGGACGAACGCCTGCAAAAGTGGTCCGATGTCTACATGAAGGTGATGGAAGACGCCCCTTGGGTCCCCGTCTTCAACGAAAACCGCTACACCATGAAGTCGGCCCGGATGGGCGGCGCGGATGCGCTCTACGTCGATCCGGTCTCCATCCCGGTGAACTACGATTACGTCTACGTCACGGAGTGA